From one Lotus japonicus ecotype B-129 chromosome 3, LjGifu_v1.2 genomic stretch:
- the LOC130746373 gene encoding uncharacterized protein LOC130746373: protein MSARLVKRILNEQQHLPHQLSEEEEEDDDDNENGSTFVNPFDLLNDHDSEPEPQEDESTSANETLVTSSLKDSAQISTSNPKSKKKKKKKNKNKDNAVASKTGGEKELDLILEDLSLNASPSAEQHISAEAKAVNAKDKNRYVKQNSISILQVDPKYLNAENELRRIFGSKVVKSFETSNQASSSRQIRGVRRGRHNLKKTVLVTPASNWVQCDDSLSMEFLETKNGYNYFRYVHSSSYSQSQRAFEAAKAINDINGVASILQYRPYHIDSLLTMAEYFKVLGEQQMSADSIARCLYALECAWNPMFTPLQGNCQLKYGHDTNKPIFTALFTHMKNLDRRGCHRSALEVCKLLLSLDADDPMGAIFCMDYFALRSEEYAWLEKFSEDYKSDNSIWLFPNFSYSLAICRFYLEREASKDACIDSDKASSSDLMKQALMLHPSVIKKLVTKVPLKERIWTDILKHTFFLSDQTGSPSQDHLISIYVERNYLIWRLPDLQKLLSGAAKLVIETLESNKSELTDWACVRKEVFSSEKNEYGHLLVSDFSDSVSSIPPENLQQFMGVPGMREAMQDENQFANLPGNGHAPPREVANRNALAVLFESMLPWVTYEDMEDDGPDDDHGHRQENQ, encoded by the exons ATGTCTGCTCGATTGGTGAAGAGGATTCTGAACGAGCAACAACACCTTCCTCATCAACTtagcgaagaagaagaagaagatgatgatgataatgaaaACGGCTCTACTTTTGTCAACCCCTTTGATCTCCTCAACGACCATGATTCTGAACCCGAACCCCAG GAAGATGAGTCGACATCGGCCAATGAAACATTGGTGACATCTTCATTGAAAGATTCTGCTCAGATTTCAACATCCAATCCAAagtcaaagaaaaagaagaagaagaagaataaaaacAAGGATAATGCTGTTGCCAGTAAAACGGGAGGTGAAAAAGAGTTGGACTTGATCCTAGAGGATTTATCTCTGAATGCTAGCCCTTCAGCTGAGCAGCATATATCTGCTGAAGCCAAAGCAGTGAATGCCAAAGACAAAAACAGATATGTTAAACAGAACTCCATCTCCATATTACAAGTGGATCCTAAATATTTGAATGCTGAAAATGAGCTGAGAAGAATATTTGGATCTAAGGTTGTGAAATCGTTTGAGACTAGCAATCAAGCCAGCAGTTCTAGGCAGATTCGAGGGGTGAGGCGTGGACGCCATAATCTTAAAAAGACTGTTCTTGTCACTCCAGCAAGCAATTGGGTCCAATGTGATGATTCTTTGTCAATGGAATTTCTGGAAACAAAGAATGGATATAACTACTTCAG ATATGTACATTCATCATCCTACTCCCAATCTCAGAGAGCATTTGAAGCTGCCAAGGCAATTAATGACATAAATGGTGTAGCGAGCATATTACAGTACCGTCCTTATCATATAGATTCCCTTCTAACAATGGCAGAATATTTCAAGGTATTGGGTGAACAACAGATGTCCGCAGATTCCATTGCTAGGTGTCTATATGCCCTTGAATGTGCGTGGAATCCGATGTTCACCCCACTGCAGGGAAATTGCCAACTGAAGTACGGACATGATACAAACAAACCTATATTCACAGCTCTTTTTACTCACATGAAAAATTTGGACAGGCGTGGCTGTCATAGATCTGCGTTAGAGGTCTGCAAATTGTTGCTTTCACTAGATGCTGATGATCCCATGGGGGCTATTTTCTGCATGGACTACTTTGCTTTAAGGTCTGAAGAGTATGCATGGTTGGAAAAGTTTTCTGAAGATTATAAAAGTGATAACTCCATTTGGTTGTTTCCGAACTTTTCTTATTCCCTTGCCATTTGTCGGTTTTACCTTGAGCGTGAGGCCTCCAAAGATGCTTGTATTGATTCTGacaaggcttcttcatctgatcTTATGAAACAAGCATTGATGCTTCATCCTTCAGTCATAAAGAAGCTAGTAACAAAAGTACCTTTGAAAGAGCGCATATGGACAGATATTCTCAAGCACACCTTTTTCCTATCAGATCAAACTGGAAGTCCATCTCAAGATCACTTGATTAGTATATATGTTGAAAGAAATTATCTTATATGGAGGCTTCCTGATCTGCAGAAACTGCTAAGTGGCGCTGCAAAACTTGTGATTGAAACCCTGGAGAGTAATAAAAGCGAACTTACGGATTGGGCTTGTGTCAGAAAAGAAGTATTTTCATCTGAGAAAAATGA GTATGGGCATTTATTGGTATCTGATTTCTCTGATTCAGTGTCATCAATTCCACCGGAAAATCTACAACAGTTCATGGGGGTTCCTGGAATGAGGGAGGCTATGCAGGACGAGAACCAGTTTGCTAATCTGCCTGGCAATGGCCATGCTCCTCCTCGCGAGGTTGCAAATAGGAATGCACTCGCTGTCTTGTTTGAGTCGATGCTGCCGTGGGTTACTTATGAGGATATGGAGGATGATGGGCCTGATGATGATCATGGCCACAGGCAAGAGAATCAGTGA
- the LOC130744824 gene encoding F-box protein CPR1-like, translated as MVLAEDFYSYNGSIVISLCGIQQQVLPNRYPTYSHVTWMYDFLYGFWYDTSADDYLVILIAMYRYGSTDCKTHIEIFSFKTNSWNQIQGFKFPYWTTKFDQAGLLLNGALHWLVFSRDTEDHVIIAFDLKQMSLLEIPIPLDDIDMELKSISRQYYLRVLGDCLCLCYPGQYIWDVAAEIWIMKYYKVQSSWTKSFVLPVNYDIQYAPPNMKDASDQIKDY; from the coding sequence ATGGTTCTTGCCGAGGATTTCTACTCATACAATGGAAGCATCGTAATCTCCTTGTGTGGAATCCAACAACAGGTGTTGCCAAACCGATATCCTACGTACTCACATGTTACGTGGATGTATGATTTTCTTTACGGATTTTGGTATGACACGTCAGCGGATGACTATCTAGTTATTCTTATTGCAATGTACAGATACGGCTCCACTGATTGTAAAACCCATATTGAGATTTTCTCCTTCAAAACCAATTCATGGAACCAAATTCAGGGTTTCAAATTCCCATATTGGACGACCAAGTTTGACCAAGCTGGGCTGCTTTTAAATGGAGCTCTTCATTGGTTGGTTTTCTCCCGTGATACAGAGGATCATGTCATCATTGCCTTTGATTTGAAACAAATGAGTTTACTAGAGATTCCTATACCTCTTGATGATATAGACATGGAGTTAAAATCAATATCAAGACAATATTACTTGAGGGTATTGGGCGATTGTCTTTGTCTGTGTTACCCTGGTCAGTATATTTGGGATGTCGCTGCTGAGATATGGATCATGAAATACTACAAAGTGCAGTCATCTTGGACTAAGTCATTTGTTCTGCCTGTGAATTATGACATTCAATATGCTCCACCAAATATGAAGGATGCATCGGATCAAATCAAGGATTACTGA
- the LOC130746378 gene encoding uncharacterized protein LOC130746378: MSTHLESSIIGSRQGRTPPKSCWAKFLGLVESCLRDEDKVKWVENMRGSLSLMASIIATMTFQLATNPPGGVFQANGGVPVSYAKICLDNDTIQCPGEAVMAVVYEKVYTNFLICNTVSFIASLTVCLLLVSGIPLKHRLVIWVLSIGMCITTTSLALTYMFAASMVTPDPVWEAADKMFGRVLEIWVLLLGIVGVYLIIRMVYRVVKWIIKCCRPRPQQ, encoded by the coding sequence ATGAGTACTCATCTGGAGTCATCAATAATTGGCAGCAGGCAAGGGAGAACTCCTCCAAAGAGTTGTTGGGCAAAGTTTCTGGGTCTTGTAGAAAGTTGCTTGAGAGATGAAGATAAGGTAAAATGGGTTGAAAACATGAGAGGGAGCCTGAGTTTGATGGCTTCTATAATCGCCACAATGACCTTTCAACTCGCCACTAACCCGCCGGGCGGCGTCTTTCAGGCAAATGGCGGAGTTCCAGTATCTTATGCTAAGATTTGTCTGGACAATGATACCATTCAATGCCCAGGAGAAGCTGTGATGGCTGTTGTGTACGAGAAGGTTTATACAAATTTCTTGATTTGCAACACCGTCTCCTTCATCGCGTCCCTCACTGTTTGTCTCTTGCTGGTGAGTGGAATCCCTCTCAAACATCGACTCGTCATATGGGTTTTGTCGATCGGCATGTGCATCACCACCACCAGCCTCGCTCTCACCTACATGTTTGCGGCCTCCATGGTCACACCAGATCCCGTTTGGGAGGCTGCTGATAAAATGTTTGGACGAGTACTCGAAATCTGGGTTCTCTTGCTAGGAATCGTGGGTGTTTATCTCATCATACGAATGGTTTACCGTGTGGTTAAATGGATCATTAAATGTTGTCGCCCGCGGCCACAACAATGA